The following are encoded together in the Lathyrus oleraceus cultivar Zhongwan6 chromosome 3, CAAS_Psat_ZW6_1.0, whole genome shotgun sequence genome:
- the LOC127131960 gene encoding uncharacterized protein LOC127131960 has protein sequence MFVKSVDASDYAKTGDKLTELLDTFVEEMGEQNVVQFITDNGSNYVAACKILTSKRPNMFWTSCAAHCIDLMLEDIGKIPKVDKVIKNGVKVVGYIYNHTFALNLMRKVIGNVELVKNGVTRFTTSFLTLQRLQELKSKLREMLTCDEWVSSKCVKDAKGKMATSIILMASFWSDIVYTLKVMTPLVDMLRMVDKERKPVIGYIYAAMRVAKESIEKAFNSNSSKYKVVFDIIDKRWECQLHHPLHSAGYYLNPAYYYEKQEIDSDPKLVRGLRKCIDTLSKSDEVEDKISIQLEQYKGATYLFGIRVTIRQRLTLAPSKMV, from the coding sequence ATGTTTGTGAAAAGTGTCGATGCTTCTGACTATGCGAAGACGGGGGATAAGCTAACTGAGTTGTTGGACACTTTTGTTGAGGAAATGGGTGAACAAAATGTTGTTCAATTTATTACCGACAATGGAAGTAATTATGTAGCGGCGTGTAAAATATTAACTTCCAAAAGGCCAAACATGTTTTGGACTTCATGTGCAGCCCACTGTATAGACCTCATGTTAGAAGACATAGGAAAAATTCCAAAGGTTGATAAGGTTATAAAAAATGGAGTTAAGGTTGTGGGCTACATTTATAACCATACATTTGCTTTGAATCTAATGAGAAAGGTTATCGGCAATGTTGAATTGGTTAAAAATGGAGTGACAAGGTTTACTACATCTTTCCTTACTCTACAAAGGTTGCAAGAATTAAAAAGTAAGCTTAGAGAGATGCTCACTTGTGATGAATGGGTGAGTTCCAAGTGTGTCAAGGATGCTAAAGGAAAAATGGCAACTAGTATTATACTTATGGCATCATTTTGGAGTGATATTGTGTACACTCTTAAGGTCATGACGCCTCTTGTAGATATGCTAAGAATGGTTGATAAAGAAAGAAAACCCGTAATAGGTTACATATATGCCGCAATGAGGGTAGCGAAAGAATCAATTGAAAAAGCTTTTAATTCAAATTCAAGCAAGTACAAAGTCGTATTTGACATCATTGATAAAAGATGGGAGTGTCAACTTCATCATCCGTTACATTCTGCAGGTTACTATCTCAATCCTGCATATTATTATGAGAAACAAGAAATTGATAGTGATCCTAAGTTGGTCAGAGGCCTCCGTAAATGCATTGATACACTTAGTAAAAGTGATGAAGTGGAAGACAAAATTTCAATACAATTGGAACAGTACAAGGGTGCTACATATCTCTTTGGTATAAGAGTGACAATTAGACAAAGGTTGACATTAGCTCCAAGTAAgatggtgtaa